A window of Rhododendron vialii isolate Sample 1 chromosome 11a, ASM3025357v1 genomic DNA:
AAATCCACTATCCTCAGTAACAGACTCTctgtcaattttcttttgcaaagtTAATCGTTTCCTTcctttggtttgtgtttttgaTGTTAGTGTTGTTTGGAGAATTGttggtagtgccgtaggcacggacaatgCTCTAGATTCTTTGTACATCGAGAAAAGAagagttttgtttctttttgtatttaggTACTATAATCAATTAGAATGAACATAGGTTTTGTTTTGGTCGGAAGCATTCAATCTTAATGAAACTGGTGCAAAATGTTCTTAGAGGAGTTGGTGATCATTTCATACTTCAAACTATTTCTTTGTATCACGTTAATTTCAAGCAatttgagccactatcaagatttAAAGGGTAATTCTAATTTCAATCGAGGtgagtagtgccgtaggcacgggcaaacactagtTCCATATAATAGACAATTAAAATTTCTTAAGCTTTTTTTACACAATTTACACCCAAAATGTAGAATTCACACCCGCTATGACAGGGAATTCACGCCATTGCTATACAATTCACATCCCCTACAacacaaaattcacaccccataTAACAAACAATTCACACATCCTTAAATTGTGTACAcgtaaaaaaaagttatttataCCCCTTAATGAAGAATTTACACTCCTTCTGAAAAATTCActctaaaaaaatgaaaaaattcacACACCTCAAATGCAGAATTCATACTCTCTATAGACAATTCACTTTCCAAAATACACAATACATACCCCATAACAGACAGTTCACATGCCTTATTATATAAATTCATACCCACATATAACAATTCACATGTCCTATAACAAACAATTCACACGACAATACATATTCAAAAAATAGACAACAATTCACACTCCTTAAACTTCTATTGTACACAATTTACCTCTTATAACACACAATTTACACTCTTCTTGACAGACGATTCACACCCCTATATCACACAATTCACACTCCTTATAACATACAATTCACTCATCTTATTATACGCAATTCACACTCACATACAATAATTCACACCCATATATCATACAATTCATACCCacaaaaaatagacaattcacaccCACTTAAAACTCTTGTTGTACATAATTTATAGCCTATGTTGTACACAATTTACATCCCTCTACAACAATTCACATCCTCAGTTATATACAATTCACGCCCATATATAAAAATTCACTCATCCTATAACAGACAATTCATACACACACAAAAGACAACTATTCATAcccaaaaaatacacaattcacacctagaaaattatttttattctacacataatttcatatttaaTATGggtcttatttaatagattaaTTTCGTCAAGtagattctaaaaaaataaattttacaaaaacggatatatataataaaagatattgtattttaaagtttgtaatgcaaaaagtagaaaaaaaagtttacatcaGCGTAAGTCAAAATGCATATATATGTTCTTCACGCGCATCAGAATCTATAGGAAAAGGAAATATAAAAAAGAGTCTGTATAAGACAAAACTCTAAAAGCGGGGCCGACTTGAAATTTCCTGAAAGGTGTTAGAGGAGCGGATTTGGCCCAATGTGGTAGGTAATGACTAGTATTGATTGTCTCCTCATCTCTATAGTTGAATTCACGATTCAAGAACATTTGAGCGTTAGATTAGTTCTAAAGCAGTATATTTAGAGTGGTCCAtacccattttatttttcttttccaaacccGACATTTCGGTttggaaaaatataaagaaCTTAAAGTGGAAGACATTAAATtcattttgtacaaaaatttattggaagagattaaattcttttcgtTGGAAGTGGAAACGGTGGATTTTCCACTGTCGTCCATTGTAAACACCATCAAACATTTACTGTtataatctgaaccattgatctTGTAGAGTCTATAATGTAGtatattcatgcaaaaaaatcagtttgattggATATAGATAGATTATACAACAGTTGCATTTTTAGTCTATAAAAATGGACTGCCTGATCTTGTCAAGTTAAATTGTTCATGACCATCtgttttataaatcaaaatttaaattttgatatacctatcgatatccggTGAagctaaatttttgaaagagaatACTACTCTACGGACCTTACAAGATAAACGGCTTAAATCGGCAAATTAACGCACTGTGGAGCCCAAAAATGGTGCTGGTGGAAAACCCATAATTTTCGCCGACAGCAGAAGGAATTTAATCTCTTGTTGAAAAGTGCATTACGTAAAATGTGTACCTTAAACAGTGCAAAAAGAGTTTCTctaaacagaaagtctacagttaccggtcgggaaatcccgatcggaatcccggcGCCCCGCCGGGCACTCTCTGgtcaccggatggccgatccgatccgtccaataattctataaaaaaaaaccgagtgggctttcgcgagaataaatggcatccgacgtgtgtaagtggccgatccaagcactccttttttggccgatccaaacactccgtttttggccgatccaaacacaaaaatggagtgcttggatcggccacttacacactTCAAATGCCATTTATTCTCATGCGAGCgcactcgggtttttttttagaattattgaacggatcggatcggccgttcggtaGCCGGAGCGTGCCCGACAGAGCGTCGGGATTCTGATCGAAATTTCCCGAAATCCCGATCGGTAACTATAGACTTACTCTTCTCCAAAAGTACCTTAaatgcaaatctaacaaatCTACTCCTATCATTTTATGTTTTGGAAAATGTGCCAACATACTTTTACTCCTATGTTTTTGCGCTGATGTAGTCTTTATTTTCAATCTTTCTAGAAATCTAGAAACCACCTTCAAAGAAAAAACATGTACTTCCACAATTTAGGATGTAAATGGTTCAGTTTGGTTTGACTCAGACATCTTTTCAAACTAAACTAGAGATTATGGTTTGGACATTTCTCAAATCCAATCAAACCAAATATTTAGTGGTTCGGTTTGACCGGTTTATTTCGATTTTTCAGTTTGGAGCAAAAATACAAGTGTTACTTTATAAATAACATAGAAACTAAACAATTTTGAAGTACAAATAGCAACTACCACGAAGCAAAAGCAACTAAGAACAAAAAAACCTACACTAGAAAAAACAAACAGTAGCAAAACAACTTTGAAGTCCAAGCAACCACATTTTTATGCAGAATTAAACAATGTTAAGcagaaacttcaaaaaaaaaactccaacagCATATGAAGCCATTCGACTGGGAGAGGAGGTGAGCAGGCAGGCACAGACATCAAACTAATCTATTCCGAATTTGGATGGTGGCCAACCGGATTGGACCAAATTTTTTCGACTTGGCTAAAAGTGAAACCGGACCGAACTGTTCCGGTTTTTTTTCCCCACCCCACCCCTACACGCATATGCTCCGAAGTACACAATTTTTTACATAAGCATCGAAAGGAAAGCGGTATGGTAGTTCCTCCCAACATTCAGAAGAGTCTAGGAAATTACAAAACATGCTACAGGTGACTAGCAACCTCTTCTGTTTTTTCAGTAGAGCAATTAATTCTGATGATGTCATCGTACAAACAGGATGGAAATGGACCATACATGGCATATTTATAGATAGGAAAAAAACAGCAGAAAGCCTCAACTTTGTCGTTTTGTTGAGGTCTTTGGGGAAGACTTCGGAGTCAAGTTTTTATACATAGCCACGAATAAAACCTCCGTTTGAATCTTATGTTGAAAAGGATGGCAACAACGCGTATATGCTTTTTGAATTCATTATCAAACTAAAAGAAACTCTTCCTAATTTTCGCGTCACTCTAAGAGCCAGCCGCGGATTTGGATTACTCCATTTCATTATGTATTGTTCTCCCTGAAGTTAGTGACCGGACAAACCTCTAATGGCTCTAAGGTTCGAAATATTTGGCCATCATAGGATGCGAACTTACAacttcttgaagagcaagcccTTTGGTTGCTTTCCCATTTGCAATTGGCCTAACCCCTTGAGGCTGTGTTTGTCCTGGTTAATTCACTCAGAAAACACAACTATAGCATTaagagaaaatcttctttacggaGGTGCTGTAAATAAGTGTTTACAACACTTAATCGTGACCGTccaaagtgttttgaacggtcaagatgttaataaaaaaatttcgaaGAAGAATCAATTGTGACCtgtcataattgaaaacgaaacTAAGCCATTGATTGCGCGAATAAATGGCTGAAATTGGTTGGTACTATAAACAGACTGTTTACAacacctccgtaaataagacAGTCTCTAGCATTAAGGGACTAATAGAACTGCCCTAAGCTACTTCACTTCGGTTCAAAGGAAAGTTCATAGTGAAGACTGCGAATAAGGGGTCTTTGCCTTCGATGATCCACTGCCCCACCGAATTCATGACACGTAGTCATCGTGACCAATTCAATATTACTTTGTTGATCAACCCCTCTTGACCACTGACTGTTCAAAGAAAGttaaatttctctcattcaAAGCATTTCTATAGAAAATAACTTCTAAAATCCAATTTCAAAAGCATTTTTTCCAACTAAAAGTCAAGAAGACaagaaatggaaacaaaattAGAGAGGCAAACAACCAATTACAGGATGtggatatttattttgttatcgCCCTTGCCAATATGATCAAGTTATTGATGCTGATCGACCTTTCAATTATTTGTACTATGATGGAGTATTTTTCATGAGCAATCCAATACTTAATTTTTACAGACATAGAAACTTGCACAAACAAATAGAGAAGTGGCTCGAATCATTCTGAAAATGGGCCGTACTACACTAAAATCTTGCTAACAACTACTCGTACTATGTGTTTTTCCGTGTCTTCCGTCGTGATTAAGATCAGTGGGTCACTGTTAACCGTGTGGACCCACCACTCAAAGACTTTATTTTGGGACCTCACAATCCACGTTAACTCAAGTCTTTCTTCATGATAGCTACGGCCACCCAAGAAAAATCAGTAAATCACCAACCCAGTAAGTTCTCGTATAAATTAAACCCTTAGTGCACCCTTCTCTGTGTGCATGGGCATGTTAAAGCAGACTGCCTTGCTATCCATACAGGTTACAGACGGGGACAAAAACCCAGTTAATTAGTGATCGATCGGTAGACGTTAATTATTTGCAACCACTCTAGCTAGGCTAATGGAGGAATCAACAAATGATCAGCTTGAATTGCCGGGATTTCGGTTCCACCCCACGGAGGAAGAGCTTCTCAGCTTCTACCTTAAGAACATGATTTTCGGGAAGAAATTATACTTGGATATAATTGGTTTCCTCAACATCTACCATTATGATCCTTGGGACTTGCCAGGTATCCATTGTGTTCTAAAGTttcttgaatatatatatatatatatatatatatatatatatatatatatatatatatatgcatgtaatTAATTAGACAATGTTGTAACAGGGCTGGCAAAGATTGGGGAGAGGGAATGGTACTTTTTCGTGCCAAGGGACAGAAAACATGGTAATGGAGGGAGGCCTAATCGGACCACTGAAACTGGGTTTTGGAAGGCTACGGGTTCGGACCGCAAAATACTGAGCTTATCTGATCCAAAAAAGATGATAGGTTTGAGAAAGACTTTGGTGTTCTATATGGGAAGAGCACCGCGTGGTTCCAAAACTGATTGGGTCATGAATGAGTATCGTTTGCCTGATACTCTCACCTCTCCAAAGGTATAttgtttaatgttttttttcttctcttctccaaagGTACCTTGATTTGTGTGTAACAACCTTGCAATTACTTCCAAACCAATGGATTTAATTGTATtaatttggcttatttaataaAGTACTACAAATTCTATTGCAGGATATAGTATTGTGTAAGATATATAGGAAGGCAACCTCTTTGAAGGTGTTGGAAGAGAGGGCAGCAATGGAATTAGAAGAAATAAAGACAACCACCAATATTCATGCCCCTCAACCTTCACCTCCACTAACATCACCAACCGACACATTCTCCTTTTCCGCTCAATACAAGGAATACTCGGCGGAACCAATGGCCATGAGGGACATGGCATtcagtaaagaagaagaagagctaGTTAAAGTAGAACGAAATGAGTATGAAGAAGCAGATGAGAGCAAAgggactactactactacttctcTTCGGTTACCATGGCACAAAGAAAAGTTGCCAGAGCTGCAAGTGCCTAGGGTGAGCATGGACTGGACCCAAGACTCCTTTTGGACGCAGCTAAGGAGCCCATGGCTTGACAATTTGATGACGCCATATGCTAATGCACTCAACTTTTAAGGTCGTTTTTCATCAAGGCTAAGTTAAGCAGAGATTCGCAATGTAGATATATTACTCCCGCATCCTTGATAGGGCCAGTGAACTGTCTTTATGATCAGCTGTCTTCACAGTGGTGAATTTGAATAGAAACTTTGAAGTGATGATTTTTAATTACTAGAATTTAAAAGAGTCCACTTTTGTGACTCATTATCTGTAATTCTACTGGCTAGTTACTGATACTCCAAGAAGAAAGACAGCTGCACAAAGCTTAATTAATGATTCGGAATTCCAATGAGAATCTCACAATTTTCTTATCAGGTCAAATAATTTGTAATTTGGTTTGGGACAATTGGAATCTTGACAGCTTtgctattattttattttttgggggggtCTAAGCactatcattattttttaataaatgaaACTCCGTGTGGCCTTGAGTCCATGATTATACCCAAGTTGATCTGTTTAGATTTGAGAAAGCAAGAAATAGAAGAGAATTAACTTTTttgaggaaagggaaaaaaattaactatgactaCTTATTTAGTTCCCTTTATACCATTACCTTTTACCCTTTTAgtgcttaattaattaatggtGTGGTTCCTTTTCGAATCATTGATTTAGCTTACAATTGGGCATTGAACATCAGAAGTAATAGGAAGAAGCTAAAATGATATTGAACATCGGTAATCATTTATATTCAGATGGTATATGCTACACGAGTATTTTCTTTTGCGCAAGTATGAACAACTAATCAGAAGACTTTTCTATGAATCACAAAATTTTGATTCCAATGATACCGAACCACGATTTTCTTGCCTTGCGATTGAGAATGTTGAGGAGGGAAACTCTAGTTTTAATTAAACGTCTGAACAAGCATTCTAGTCCTTGTTCAATATCTTGAATGCTCAACTCCGTCTTTTGCAATAGATTTTGCACTTCCTCCACCTGGATTGTACCATCAAATTTGCTTGTCTTGTGACCTTTGAGCGCATTTAACGCAACATCAACTTTCTCAAACTcatttgtgtttgtttcttCGTCTTTGGATTTGGATAGCACCAAAGAAAAGCCATTCAGCTTTGATTTCACCTTTGTCCCTGACAGATTGGAAAACAAGGACTCAAATACTGCAATGGTGGTTGCTTCAACCTCCTTTAACAATGTAGCAATTGCCACAGTGTCGTGGTCATTGTGCGAATCTGAGATGCTGTTCTTGCTTTTGAAACTCTTCATAATCTTTAGGGACTTTTGGATCTCTTTTGTAGCGTTCTTTCTAGAGTTCAAGTACCCTCCCAACTCACTTCCATCTCTTCTTCTCCGCAAGGTCAAAAGAAGTCCTTGCAAATCTTGCTTTGTTTGTGTGGAGATATCTTTAGCAATGGCACAGAAGTCCAAAAGCCTTAGAAATCGGTCAAGCGCATCATCTACCCATTTCTCGTGGCGTTGTTGGGAAAAGACTTGTTGAGTGTGTGGCAATACAAGGGAGTCATCCAGACACTCGTACAATCCTTCGAGGACACTTAGCCTCTCGGCAACTGATGATAGCGATGAAGAGGTAGATCCAAAAGCCCTTAGTCTGCATAAATGCTCATCTCCTTGAGGAATGAGCGGGTGAGGCCTAGAGGGCAAGCTGATAGAGCGAGCATGGTAACCGGATTTTGATCTCAAAGGAGAGGAACTCATTTTGTTTTGCAATTGGGAATAAGGCTTAGAAGCTGAATTTGCAAAGTA
This region includes:
- the LOC131307192 gene encoding uncharacterized protein LOC131307192, whose product is MSSSPLRSKSGYHARSISLPSRPHPLIPQGDEHLCRLRAFGSTSSSLSSVAERLSVLEGLYECLDDSLVLPHTQQVFSQQRHEKWVDDALDRFLRLLDFCAIAKDISTQTKQDLQGLLLTLRRRRDGSELGGYLNSRKNATKEIQKSLKIMKSFKSKNSISDSHNDHDTVAIATLLKEVEATTIAVFESLFSNLSGTKVKSKLNGFSLVLSKSKDEETNTNEFEKVDVALNALKGHKTSKFDGTIQVEEVQNLLQKTELSIQDIEQGLECLFRRLIKTRVSLLNILNRKARKSWFGIIGIKIL
- the LOC131307650 gene encoding NAC domain-containing protein 6-like — translated: MEESTNDQLELPGFRFHPTEEELLSFYLKNMIFGKKLYLDIIGFLNIYHYDPWDLPGLAKIGEREWYFFVPRDRKHGNGGRPNRTTETGFWKATGSDRKILSLSDPKKMIGLRKTLVFYMGRAPRGSKTDWVMNEYRLPDTLTSPKDIVLCKIYRKATSLKVLEERAAMELEEIKTTTNIHAPQPSPPLTSPTDTFSFSAQYKEYSAEPMAMRDMAFSKEEEELVKVERNEYEEADESKGTTTTTSLRLPWHKEKLPELQVPRVSMDWTQDSFWTQLRSPWLDNLMTPYANALNF